DNA sequence from the Bradyrhizobium sp. CIAT3101 genome:
GGAGGTCGACCGGTTGCTCGAAGCGGCCGCTGTCGAGAGCGATCCGGCCAAGCGACGCGAATTGTTTCGAGCCTTCCAGGTCATCATCGCCACCGACCTGCCCGACATCAACCTGGTGACGGGCGCGAACCTGACGATCGCCAACCGCAAGCTGCGGAACCACACCGTAACGATCGACGGCCCGTCCGCGAACTTCGCCGACGTCTGGCTGCAGGCCTGATCATCATACAGGACATCGCCGCATGAGCTTCGATCTCGACACGTCAAACCCACACTTCGCGAAGGCCGTGGACCTGCGCGAGATTTTTGCCCGGGATGCAGCGGAACGCGACCGCGCCGGTGGAAAGCCGGTCGAGCAACTGGCGCAGCTCAAGGCGAGCGGGTTGCTCAATCTCCTGATCCCGCAGGAATTCGGCGGCTTCGGCGAGCGCTGGTCGACCGCGTACAAGATCGTCCGCGAATTCGCCAAGGTGGATGGCGCGCTCGGTCACCTCTACGGCTATCATTTCGGCTCCCAACATGCCGCGCATCTACGCGGAACGACCGAACAGGCCGCGGACATCTTCCGGCGATCGGCCGCCGGCAATTGGTTCTGGGGCAACACCGCCAACAGCTTCTCCAAGAGCCTATTCGGCCGCAGGGATGGCGAGGGCTTCATTCTCGACGGCTATCGTCCCTTCACATCCGGATCGCACATTGCCGACTATCTCCAGGTCGCGTGGGAGGATCACGAGACCAATGCCCGCAGCTTCGCCGCCATTCCGGCGAGCCGCGACGGCATCCATGTCGAGAACGACTGGGACGGATTCGGGCAGCGGCAGACCGGAAGCGGCCGGGTGAGCTACAAGGGCGTGCGCGTCCATCGCGGCGAAGTGCTTGAGTATCAGCCGGATGGCGGCCGTCCCTACCAGACCATCACACCCTTCCTGCGGCAATCCACCCTACTCAATGTCTTCATCGGCAGCGCGCAAGGCGCACTGATCACCGCCCGCGACTACACCCGCGACAAGTCCCGTCCGTGGATCCATTCCGACGTCGACCAGCATACCGACGACCCCTGGATCAAACGGGTCTATGGCGAGTTCTATACGCGCGTGAAAGCCGCGACGCTGCTGGCGGATGAAGCCGCCGCAGCACTTGACTGGGTGTGGTCACGCGGACGCGACCTGACGGCACAGGAGCGCGGCGAAGCTTCCGTGGTGATCGCGGGCGCCAATGTTCACGCCGGCGAGGTCGCACTGGATGTCACCAGCCGCATCTTCGAGGTCATGGGGGCGCGCTCGGCCACGATTGCCAACGGCTACGATCGCTTCTGGCGTAATGTGCGTATCCACACCCTGCACAATCCGGCCGAATACAAGACGCGCAACGTCGGGAGCTGGTTTCTCACCGGCGCTCATCCCGCCCCTTCCGCGTTCCAATAATCGATTTACGAAAGTTTCGTCGTGTCCAAGATCATCCAGGTCAACGGGTTTGCCATCTTCAGCCCGGTCCATCTCTCTCCCGGGCTGTGGCGCCATCCGGACGACCGCTCGCTCGACTTCTCCACGCTCGATTACTGGACCGACGTTGCCAAGATCCTCGAAGCTGGCAAGTTTGACTCCATCTTCATCGCCGACGGCATCGGCATCCACGACGTCTATGCCGGAACGGCGGATGCGGCACTCAGCACCGGCGCACAGATCCCGAAGCTCGATCCCATGCTGCTGGTCTCGGCCATGGCGCATGTCACGGAGCATCTGGGCCTCGGCATCACGGCACCCGTGTCGTACGAGCCGCCTTTCACGTTGGCCCGCCGCTTCTCGA
Encoded proteins:
- a CDS encoding acyl-CoA dehydrogenase family protein, translated to MSFDLDTSNPHFAKAVDLREIFARDAAERDRAGGKPVEQLAQLKASGLLNLLIPQEFGGFGERWSTAYKIVREFAKVDGALGHLYGYHFGSQHAAHLRGTTEQAADIFRRSAAGNWFWGNTANSFSKSLFGRRDGEGFILDGYRPFTSGSHIADYLQVAWEDHETNARSFAAIPASRDGIHVENDWDGFGQRQTGSGRVSYKGVRVHRGEVLEYQPDGGRPYQTITPFLRQSTLLNVFIGSAQGALITARDYTRDKSRPWIHSDVDQHTDDPWIKRVYGEFYTRVKAATLLADEAAAALDWVWSRGRDLTAQERGEASVVIAGANVHAGEVALDVTSRIFEVMGARSATIANGYDRFWRNVRIHTLHNPAEYKTRNVGSWFLTGAHPAPSAFQ